The proteins below come from a single Parageobacillus thermoglucosidasius genomic window:
- a CDS encoding thiolase family protein has protein sequence MKEVVIVDAVRTPIGKYKGALKDVRPDDLGAIVIRALVERNPHLPVQQIEEVVLGNANQAGEDNRNVARMSALLAGLPVEVAGTTVNRLCGSGLDAVNYAARAIMTGEAEVVIAGGTESMTRAPFVMAKPSADFPRGNMEMFDTTIGWRFINPKMEEMYGTDSMPQTAENVAKRFGISREEQDEFAYESQMKAKKAIESNRFADELVPVIYYDRKGNQVIVDKDEHPRPDTTLEKLAKLRPLFENGTVTAGNASGVNDGASALLLMSVEKAKELGMKPLVKYVTSAVAGVEPAVMGIGPIYATRKALARAGLKIGDIGLTELNEAFASQSIECIRQLGLDREKVNVNGGAIALGHPLGASGARILTTLIYEMKKRGVKYGLATMCIGVGQGIATIVENTDE, from the coding sequence ATGAAAGAAGTAGTCATTGTCGACGCAGTACGGACACCGATAGGAAAATATAAAGGAGCGCTAAAAGACGTCCGTCCGGATGATCTTGGCGCTATTGTGATTCGCGCACTGGTTGAACGTAATCCACATCTTCCTGTCCAGCAAATTGAAGAAGTTGTTCTCGGTAACGCCAATCAGGCAGGAGAGGATAACCGGAATGTCGCTCGTATGTCTGCTTTATTGGCCGGATTGCCGGTCGAAGTAGCGGGGACGACGGTTAACCGCTTGTGCGGATCAGGGCTTGATGCGGTGAACTACGCGGCGCGCGCCATCATGACAGGAGAAGCGGAAGTGGTCATTGCCGGCGGAACGGAAAGCATGACGCGCGCGCCATTTGTCATGGCAAAACCAAGTGCCGACTTTCCACGCGGCAATATGGAAATGTTTGATACAACGATTGGCTGGCGATTTATCAATCCGAAGATGGAGGAAATGTATGGAACGGACAGCATGCCGCAAACAGCGGAAAATGTCGCAAAGCGGTTCGGCATTTCCCGAGAAGAACAAGATGAATTTGCCTATGAGAGCCAAATGAAAGCGAAAAAGGCGATTGAATCGAACCGATTTGCCGACGAATTAGTTCCGGTTATCTACTACGACCGCAAAGGCAATCAAGTCATCGTGGACAAAGATGAACACCCCCGTCCAGACACGACGCTGGAAAAACTCGCAAAACTGCGTCCGCTCTTTGAAAACGGCACTGTCACAGCCGGAAATGCTTCAGGAGTAAATGACGGAGCGTCCGCGCTTTTATTGATGAGCGTGGAAAAAGCGAAAGAACTTGGTATGAAACCACTTGTGAAGTATGTAACATCGGCTGTGGCGGGAGTAGAGCCAGCGGTGATGGGAATTGGCCCGATTTATGCGACAAGAAAAGCGTTGGCTCGCGCTGGCTTGAAGATTGGTGATATTGGTTTAACAGAGTTGAATGAAGCGTTTGCATCTCAATCGATAGAATGCATTAGACAGCTTGGTCTTGACCGCGAAAAGGTAAATGTCAACGGTGGAGCGATCGCTCTTGGCCATCCGCTTGGGGCAAGTGGCGCCCGCATTTTAACAACACTCATTTACGAAATGAAAAAACGGGGCGTTAAATATGGACTTGCAACGATGTGTATCGGCGTTGGCCAAGGAATTGCTACGATTGTTGAAAATACTGATGAATGA
- a CDS encoding 3-hydroxyacyl-CoA dehydrogenase, protein MIRHIVVVGSGVMGRGIAYVSAVGGFETTLIDVKEEQLKSAKNEISSIFEQGITRGKITNSEKQEAEARLHYSTNLIGAVKEADLVIEAVPEKLEIKKQVFETIDQHAPASCYFATNTSTMSPTEIASFTQRPEKVIAMHFFNPVHKMKLVEIIRGLETSDETADVIQKVAQQMGKETVVVNEFPGFVTSRISALVGNEAFYMLQEGVGTPEEIDKAIKLGLHYPMGPFELADLVGLDTRLNNLKYLHEKLGEKYRPAPLLEQYVKAGRLGRKTGKGVYDYTNKE, encoded by the coding sequence GTTGGTTCAGGGGTTATGGGAAGAGGAATCGCTTATGTCAGCGCAGTCGGCGGATTTGAAACGACGCTCATCGATGTGAAAGAAGAACAGTTAAAAAGCGCGAAAAACGAAATTTCGTCTATTTTTGAACAAGGAATTACGCGCGGTAAAATAACAAATTCAGAGAAGCAGGAAGCCGAAGCGCGATTGCATTACTCGACGAATTTAATCGGAGCAGTCAAGGAAGCGGATTTAGTCATTGAAGCCGTGCCAGAAAAATTGGAAATTAAAAAACAAGTGTTTGAGACGATTGATCAACATGCGCCGGCATCTTGCTATTTTGCAACGAATACGTCAACGATGAGCCCAACGGAAATCGCGTCCTTTACGCAGCGGCCAGAAAAAGTGATTGCAATGCATTTTTTCAACCCTGTTCATAAAATGAAGCTTGTTGAAATCATCCGCGGTTTAGAAACGAGCGATGAAACAGCCGATGTTATTCAAAAGGTTGCACAGCAAATGGGAAAAGAAACTGTTGTTGTGAATGAATTTCCTGGATTTGTGACAAGCCGGATTAGCGCCTTAGTTGGAAACGAAGCATTTTATATGCTTCAAGAAGGTGTTGGCACACCAGAAGAGATTGATAAAGCGATTAAACTCGGCCTCCATTATCCGATGGGGCCATTTGAGCTAGCAGATTTAGTCGGATTGGATACAAGGCTCAATAACTTAAAATATTTGCATGAAAAATTAGGGGAAAAATATCGCCCGGCACCATTGCTTGAACAATACGTCAAAGCAGGGCGGCTCGGCAGAAAAACAGGAAAAGGGGTATATGATTACACCAATAAAGAATAA